From Salvia splendens isolate huo1 chromosome 3, SspV2, whole genome shotgun sequence, a single genomic window includes:
- the LOC121796492 gene encoding uncharacterized protein LOC121796492 gives MGETTSLRTLRQFCNGIQDIFGREYLRKPNADECQRLIDMHGTVHHFPRMLGSIDCMHWEWRNCLVAWKGQFTSVFKGRHPTMILEAVADYRLRIWPAYFGVAGSNNDINVQSSHLFNDECRREGPTVRFVANGTQYNRAYYLADGICPRWPVFVKTIQQPVGPK, from the coding sequence ATGGGTGAAACAACTTCCCTAAGGACGCTGAGACAGTTTTGTAATGGCATCCAGGATATCTTTGGTCGGGAGTATCTACGGAAGCCAAATGCCGATGAATGCCAGAGATTGATAGATATGCACGGGACGGTGCACCATTTTCCGAGGATGTTGGGCAgtatcgattgcatgcactgggagtggaggaaTTGCTTggtggcttggaaggggcaGTTCACATCTGTATTCAAAGGGAGACACCCCACGATGAtactggaagccgttgctgactaccgtttgcgAATCTGGCCTGCGTATTTTGGTGTCgcagggtcgaacaacgacatcaacgttcagTCATCCCATCTCTTCAATGACGAGTGCCGGCGTGAGGGTCCGACGGTCAGATTTGTGGCCAACGGCACGCAGTATAACAGGGCAtactatttggccgatgggatatGCCCTCGTTGGCCCGTGTTTGTCAAGACGATCCAGCAACCAGTTGGGCCGAAGTAA
- the LOC121794643 gene encoding metal-nicotianamine transporter YSL3-like isoform X4 — translation MGSSEMEIERADLEETREVAEDAKRIPPWRDQITVRGIAASLLIGSIYSIIVMKLNLTTGLVPNLNVSAALLAFVFISTWTKLLHKAGYVAAPFTRQENTIIQTCAVACYSIAVGGGFGSYLLGLNKRTYELAGGGDTEGNPTGSSKEPGLDWMIGFLFVVSFVGLLALVPLRKIMVIDYKLPYPSGTATAVLINGFHTSKGDKMAKKQVQGFTKFFTLSFVWSFFQWFYSGGESCGFINFPTFGLKAWKQTFMFDFSMTYVGAGMICSHLVNLSLLVGAVLSWGVMWPLISNKKGDWFPDDIKESSMKSLNGYKVFISIALILGDGLYNFLKTLFFTARSMHSAFNNKNIKTEDKNQSLDDLRRNEVFIRDSIPIWVACLGYTIFSVISIIVIPIMFPQLKWYYVVVAYVLAPSLSFCNAYGAGLTDMNMAYNYGKVALFVLAAMSGKENGVVAGLIGCGLIKSIVSISSDLMHDLKTGHLTLTSPRSMLISQGIGTAIGCIVAPLSFFLFYKAFDVGNPDGEYKAPYALIYRNMAILGVEGFSALPHHCLQLCYGFFAFAVAANLLRDTIPEKLGKWVPLPMAMAVPFLVGAYFAIDMCVGSLIVYLWHRFDSTKAGLMIPAVASGLICGDGLWILPSSILALAKVNPPICMSFFPTKTS, via the exons ATGGGGAGCAGTGAGATGGAAATCGAGAGAGCGGATTTGGAGGAGACGAGAGAAGTAGCGGAGGATGCGAAGAGGATTCCTCCATGGAGAGATCAGATCACAGTTCGCGGAATCGCAGCGAGTTTATTGATCGGAAGCATCTACAGCATCATCGTGATGAAGCTCAACCTCACTACAGGACTCGTTCCCAACCTCAATGTGTCAGCCGCGCTTCTCGCATTCGTCTTCATCTCTACTTGGACTAAGCTTCTCCACAAGGCCGGTTACGTTGCAGCTCCTTTCACCAGACAAGAGAACACCATTATCCAGACCTGTGCTGTTGCTTGCTACAGCATAGCTGTGGGAG GTGGATTTGGGTCTTATCTTCTGGGATTGAATAAGAGGACGTACGAGCTAGCCGGAGGAGGAGACACGGAGGGGAATCCAACTGGGAGTTCCAAAGAGCCTGGGCTTGATTGGATGATTGGATTTCTGTTTGTTGTTAGCTTTGTTGGTTTGTTAGCTTTGGTTCCACTCAGAAAG ATTATGGTTATAGATTACAAATTACCTTATCCAAGCGGAACTGCAACTGCTGTTCTTATCAATGGATTCCACACTTCTAAAGGAGATAAGATGGCAAa GAAACAGGTTCAAGGGTTTACCAAGTTCTTCACGCTGAGTTTCGTGTGGAGTTTCTTCCAGTGGTTCTATTCGGGCGGGGAGAGTTGTGGATTCATCAACTTCCCGACGTTTGGGTTGAAAGCGTGGAAACAAAC ATTTATGTTTGATTTCAGCATGACCTACGTAGGAGCAGGAATGATCTGCTCCCACCTGGTGAACTTGTCCTTGCTCGTCGGGGCTGTGCTTTCTTGGGGCGTTATGTGGCCGCTGATAAGTAACAAGAAAGGGGACTGGTTTCCCGACGACATCAAGGAGAGTAGTATGAAGAGTCTAAACGGTTACAAG GTGTTCATATCGATTGCCCTCATTCTTGGTGATGGTCTTTACAATTTTCTCAAGACCCTATTTTTCACAGCCAGAAGCATGCATTCTGCATTCAACAACAAGAATATCAAAACAG AAGACAAGAATCAAAGCTTAGATGATCTTCGTCGGAACGAAGTATTCATACGAGACAGCATTCCCATTTGGGTGGCATGTTTGGGGTACACGATTTTCTCTGTGATTTCCATAATTGTGATCCCAATCATGTTTCCTCAGCTCAAGTGGTACTATGTGGTGGTGGCCTACGTTCTCGCCCCATCTTTAAGCTTCTGTAACGCTTATGGAGCTGGTCTGACTGACATGAACATGGCATATAACTATGGCAAAGTGGCTCTCTTCGTGCTTGCTGCAATGTCAGGGAAGGAGAACGGGGTCGTTGCTGGACTAATTGGGTGCGGTCTGATAAAGTCCATCGTCTCCATATCCTCTGACTTGATGCATGATCTTAAGACGGGCCACCTCACCCTAACATCGCCTAGATCAATGCTGATCAGCCAGGGAATCGGGACTGCCATTGGCTGCATAGTGGCGCCTCTCTCATTCTTCCTCTTTTACAAAGCCTTTGATGTGGGGAATCCAGATGGGGAATACAAAGCCCCTTATGCACTCATATATAGAAACATGGCCATTCTCGGAGTTGAGGGTTTCTCCGCCCTGCCTCACCACTGCTTGCAGCTCTGTTATGGATTCTTCGCGTTTGCTGTGGCGGCCAACTTGTTGAGAGACACCATACCAGAGAAGTTGGGGAAATGGGTTCCTCTCCCTATGGCAATGGCGGTACCTTTCCTTGTGGGAGCTTACTTTGCGATTGATATGTGTGTTGGGAGCTTGATCGTGTATCTTTGGCATAGATTTGATAGCACAAAGGCCGGCCTCATGATCCCGGCCGTCGCATCGGGTCTAATTTGTGGGGATGGATTGTGGATTCTCCCTTCCTCCATTCTTGCCCTAGCCAAGGTCAATCCTCCAATCTGCATGAGCTTCTTTCCCACAAAGACCTCCTGA
- the LOC121794648 gene encoding outer mitochondrial transmembrane helix translocase-like, translating into MRRNSGENIVQELILYAASAALSCLVLFVGLKQLDPNREASKKALQQKKEIAKRLGRPLIHTNSYEDIVACDVVNPEHIDVKFDNIGGLHGIKQTLYELVILPLQRPELFSHGKLLGPQKGVLLYGPPGTGKTMLAKAIAKESGAVFINVRIANLMSKWFGDAQKLVTAVFTLAYKLQPAIIFIDEVDSFLGQRKSSDHEALTNMKTEFMALWDGFTTDQNARVMVLAATNRPSELDEAILRRLPQSFEIGLPDRKDRVAILKVILKDETVEDDINYERIAEQCEGYTGSDLLELCKKAAYFPIRELLDDEKSGKPSKEPRPLSQSDLERVISTTTKTNVAAVEFGRLSSQSSGLFQQRDSDDYQVQAAIGELSRLVVSQILNLQTSAQDP; encoded by the exons ATGAGAAGGAATTCGGGTGAGAATATCGTGCAAGAGTTGATTCTGTACGCGGCCAGCGCCGCCCTCAGTTGTCTAGTGCTGTTCGTTGGCCTGAAGCAATTGGACCCCAACCGCGAAGCCTCCAAAAAAGCCCTACAACAGAAGAAGGAGATCGCTAAGCGTTTAGGACGGCCTCTTATCCATACCAATTCTTATGAG GATATAGTAGCTTGTGATGTAGTCAACCCAGAACACATAGATGTGAAATTTGACAACATTGGAGGATTGCATGGCATTAAACAAACATTATATGAGTTAGTTATTCTACCGCTGCAAAGGCCTGAGCTATTTTCTCATGGGAAACTTCTTGGTCCAcaaaagggagttttgctctaCGGACCACCCGGCACTGGGAAGACGATGCTTGCAAAAGCAATTGCAAAAGAGTCTGGAGCTGTCTTCATTAATGTCAGAATAGCCAATTTAATGAGCAAATGGTTTGGTGATGCGCAAAAACTAG TGACTGCTGTGTTCACCTTGGCGTACAAACTTCAGCCTGCAATCATCTTCATTGATGAAGTAGACAGTTTTCTGGGTCAGCGCAAATCTTCAGACCATGAAGCACTAACGAACATGAAAACTGAATTCATGGCTTTGTGGGATGGTTTCACCACAGACC AAAATGCTAGAGTTATGGTACTAGCTGCGACCAATCGTCCATCAGAACTTGATGAAGCGATTCTTAGACGCCTTCCACAGTCATTTGAAATTGGGTTGCCTGATCGTAAGGATAGGGTTGCAATACTCAAAGTGATATTGAAGGATGAGACTGTCGAAGATGACATTAATTATGAGCGGATAGCTGAACAATGTGAAGGTTATACTGGTTCGGATCTTCTTGAGCTCTGTAAAAAAGCTGCATATTTTCCAATAAGGGAATTGCTGGATGATGAGAAATCCGGAAAACCATCAAAG gagcCTAGACCACTATCACAGTCAGATTTGGAGAGAGTAATTTCTACAACCACCAAGACGAACGTTGCTGCAGTAGAATTTGGCAGATTAAGCTCACAATCATCGGGATTGTTTCAGCAAAGAGATTCAGATGATTATCAGGTCCAGGCCGCAATTGGCGAGCTATCCAGGCTTGTCGTTTCACAAATTCTGAACCTTCAGACAAGCGCCCAAGATCCGTGA
- the LOC121794643 gene encoding metal-nicotianamine transporter YSL3-like isoform X1 has translation MGSSEMEIERADLEETREVAEDAKRIPPWRDQITVRGIAASLLIGSIYSIIVMKLNLTTGLVPNLNVSAALLAFVFISTWTKLLHKAGYVAAPFTRQENTIIQTCAVACYSIAVGGGFGSYLLGLNKRTYELAGGGDTEGNPTGSSKEPGLDWMIGFLFVVSFVGLLALVPLRKIMVIDYKLPYPSGTATAVLINGFHTSKGDKMAKKQVQGFTKFFTLSFVWSFFQWFYSGGESCGFINFPTFGLKAWKQTSGSIQAPSSFFLDFDKFAAELTPYIESCRFMFDFSMTYVGAGMICSHLVNLSLLVGAVLSWGVMWPLISNKKGDWFPDDIKESSMKSLNGYKVFISIALILGDGLYNFLKTLFFTARSMHSAFNNKNIKTGGEATFCDSWNLSVSFADKRTLSFFSEDKNQSLDDLRRNEVFIRDSIPIWVACLGYTIFSVISIIVIPIMFPQLKWYYVVVAYVLAPSLSFCNAYGAGLTDMNMAYNYGKVALFVLAAMSGKENGVVAGLIGCGLIKSIVSISSDLMHDLKTGHLTLTSPRSMLISQGIGTAIGCIVAPLSFFLFYKAFDVGNPDGEYKAPYALIYRNMAILGVEGFSALPHHCLQLCYGFFAFAVAANLLRDTIPEKLGKWVPLPMAMAVPFLVGAYFAIDMCVGSLIVYLWHRFDSTKAGLMIPAVASGLICGDGLWILPSSILALAKVNPPICMSFFPTKTS, from the exons ATGGGGAGCAGTGAGATGGAAATCGAGAGAGCGGATTTGGAGGAGACGAGAGAAGTAGCGGAGGATGCGAAGAGGATTCCTCCATGGAGAGATCAGATCACAGTTCGCGGAATCGCAGCGAGTTTATTGATCGGAAGCATCTACAGCATCATCGTGATGAAGCTCAACCTCACTACAGGACTCGTTCCCAACCTCAATGTGTCAGCCGCGCTTCTCGCATTCGTCTTCATCTCTACTTGGACTAAGCTTCTCCACAAGGCCGGTTACGTTGCAGCTCCTTTCACCAGACAAGAGAACACCATTATCCAGACCTGTGCTGTTGCTTGCTACAGCATAGCTGTGGGAG GTGGATTTGGGTCTTATCTTCTGGGATTGAATAAGAGGACGTACGAGCTAGCCGGAGGAGGAGACACGGAGGGGAATCCAACTGGGAGTTCCAAAGAGCCTGGGCTTGATTGGATGATTGGATTTCTGTTTGTTGTTAGCTTTGTTGGTTTGTTAGCTTTGGTTCCACTCAGAAAG ATTATGGTTATAGATTACAAATTACCTTATCCAAGCGGAACTGCAACTGCTGTTCTTATCAATGGATTCCACACTTCTAAAGGAGATAAGATGGCAAa GAAACAGGTTCAAGGGTTTACCAAGTTCTTCACGCTGAGTTTCGTGTGGAGTTTCTTCCAGTGGTTCTATTCGGGCGGGGAGAGTTGTGGATTCATCAACTTCCCGACGTTTGGGTTGAAAGCGTGGAAACAAACGTCGGGTTCCATCCAAGCAccttcctctttctttcttgatTTTGACAAGTTTGCAGCTGAACTGACGCCATATATTGAATCCTGCAGATTTATGTTTGATTTCAGCATGACCTACGTAGGAGCAGGAATGATCTGCTCCCACCTGGTGAACTTGTCCTTGCTCGTCGGGGCTGTGCTTTCTTGGGGCGTTATGTGGCCGCTGATAAGTAACAAGAAAGGGGACTGGTTTCCCGACGACATCAAGGAGAGTAGTATGAAGAGTCTAAACGGTTACAAG GTGTTCATATCGATTGCCCTCATTCTTGGTGATGGTCTTTACAATTTTCTCAAGACCCTATTTTTCACAGCCAGAAGCATGCATTCTGCATTCAACAACAAGAATATCAAAACAGGTGGAGAGGCAACTTTTTGTGATTCTTGGAATCTCTCGGTATCTTTTGCTGACAAGAgaactctttcttttttctcagAAGACAAGAATCAAAGCTTAGATGATCTTCGTCGGAACGAAGTATTCATACGAGACAGCATTCCCATTTGGGTGGCATGTTTGGGGTACACGATTTTCTCTGTGATTTCCATAATTGTGATCCCAATCATGTTTCCTCAGCTCAAGTGGTACTATGTGGTGGTGGCCTACGTTCTCGCCCCATCTTTAAGCTTCTGTAACGCTTATGGAGCTGGTCTGACTGACATGAACATGGCATATAACTATGGCAAAGTGGCTCTCTTCGTGCTTGCTGCAATGTCAGGGAAGGAGAACGGGGTCGTTGCTGGACTAATTGGGTGCGGTCTGATAAAGTCCATCGTCTCCATATCCTCTGACTTGATGCATGATCTTAAGACGGGCCACCTCACCCTAACATCGCCTAGATCAATGCTGATCAGCCAGGGAATCGGGACTGCCATTGGCTGCATAGTGGCGCCTCTCTCATTCTTCCTCTTTTACAAAGCCTTTGATGTGGGGAATCCAGATGGGGAATACAAAGCCCCTTATGCACTCATATATAGAAACATGGCCATTCTCGGAGTTGAGGGTTTCTCCGCCCTGCCTCACCACTGCTTGCAGCTCTGTTATGGATTCTTCGCGTTTGCTGTGGCGGCCAACTTGTTGAGAGACACCATACCAGAGAAGTTGGGGAAATGGGTTCCTCTCCCTATGGCAATGGCGGTACCTTTCCTTGTGGGAGCTTACTTTGCGATTGATATGTGTGTTGGGAGCTTGATCGTGTATCTTTGGCATAGATTTGATAGCACAAAGGCCGGCCTCATGATCCCGGCCGTCGCATCGGGTCTAATTTGTGGGGATGGATTGTGGATTCTCCCTTCCTCCATTCTTGCCCTAGCCAAGGTCAATCCTCCAATCTGCATGAGCTTCTTTCCCACAAAGACCTCCTGA
- the LOC121794644 gene encoding cytochrome b5-like, whose product MASDPKSHIFEEVAKHNKTKDYWLIISGKVYDVTPFMEDHPGGDEVLLSATGKDATNDFEDVGHSDSAREMMDKYYIGEIYTAAVPLKRSYVAPQPPSYNPDKTPEFVIKILQFLVPLLILGLAFAVRLYTKEK is encoded by the exons ATGGCATCAGATCCGAAATCTCACATATTTGAGGAGGTCGCCAAGCATAATAAGACTAAGGACTATTGGCTGATTATCAGCGGCAAG GTTTATGATGTTACCCCTTTCATGGAAGATCATCCTGGAGGTGATGAGGTTCTACTATCAGCCACTG GAAAAGATGCAACCAATGACTTTGAAGATGTTGGGCACAGCGATTCTGCTCGGGAGATGATGGATAAGTACTACATTGGGGAGATATACACGGCAGCAGTGCCCCTAAAACGAAGCTACGTTGCTCCACAACCACCATCATACAATCCAGACAAGACTCCAGAGTTTGTGATTAAGATCTTGCAGTTTCTCGTGCCTCTCCTGATATTGGGATTGGCATTTGCTGTCCGACTCTACACCAAAGAGAAGTGA
- the LOC121794643 gene encoding metal-nicotianamine transporter YSL3-like isoform X2 gives MGSSEMEIERADLEETREVAEDAKRIPPWRDQITVRGIAASLLIGSIYSIIVMKLNLTTGLVPNLNVSAALLAFVFISTWTKLLHKAGYVAAPFTRQENTIIQTCAVACYSIAVGGGFGSYLLGLNKRTYELAGGGDTEGNPTGSSKEPGLDWMIGFLFVVSFVGLLALVPLRKIMVIDYKLPYPSGTATAVLINGFHTSKGDKMAKKQVQGFTKFFTLSFVWSFFQWFYSGGESCGFINFPTFGLKAWKQTSGSIQAPSSFFLDFDKFAAELTPYIESCRFMFDFSMTYVGAGMICSHLVNLSLLVGAVLSWGVMWPLISNKKGDWFPDDIKESSMKSLNGYKVFISIALILGDGLYNFLKTLFFTARSMHSAFNNKNIKTEDKNQSLDDLRRNEVFIRDSIPIWVACLGYTIFSVISIIVIPIMFPQLKWYYVVVAYVLAPSLSFCNAYGAGLTDMNMAYNYGKVALFVLAAMSGKENGVVAGLIGCGLIKSIVSISSDLMHDLKTGHLTLTSPRSMLISQGIGTAIGCIVAPLSFFLFYKAFDVGNPDGEYKAPYALIYRNMAILGVEGFSALPHHCLQLCYGFFAFAVAANLLRDTIPEKLGKWVPLPMAMAVPFLVGAYFAIDMCVGSLIVYLWHRFDSTKAGLMIPAVASGLICGDGLWILPSSILALAKVNPPICMSFFPTKTS, from the exons ATGGGGAGCAGTGAGATGGAAATCGAGAGAGCGGATTTGGAGGAGACGAGAGAAGTAGCGGAGGATGCGAAGAGGATTCCTCCATGGAGAGATCAGATCACAGTTCGCGGAATCGCAGCGAGTTTATTGATCGGAAGCATCTACAGCATCATCGTGATGAAGCTCAACCTCACTACAGGACTCGTTCCCAACCTCAATGTGTCAGCCGCGCTTCTCGCATTCGTCTTCATCTCTACTTGGACTAAGCTTCTCCACAAGGCCGGTTACGTTGCAGCTCCTTTCACCAGACAAGAGAACACCATTATCCAGACCTGTGCTGTTGCTTGCTACAGCATAGCTGTGGGAG GTGGATTTGGGTCTTATCTTCTGGGATTGAATAAGAGGACGTACGAGCTAGCCGGAGGAGGAGACACGGAGGGGAATCCAACTGGGAGTTCCAAAGAGCCTGGGCTTGATTGGATGATTGGATTTCTGTTTGTTGTTAGCTTTGTTGGTTTGTTAGCTTTGGTTCCACTCAGAAAG ATTATGGTTATAGATTACAAATTACCTTATCCAAGCGGAACTGCAACTGCTGTTCTTATCAATGGATTCCACACTTCTAAAGGAGATAAGATGGCAAa GAAACAGGTTCAAGGGTTTACCAAGTTCTTCACGCTGAGTTTCGTGTGGAGTTTCTTCCAGTGGTTCTATTCGGGCGGGGAGAGTTGTGGATTCATCAACTTCCCGACGTTTGGGTTGAAAGCGTGGAAACAAACGTCGGGTTCCATCCAAGCAccttcctctttctttcttgatTTTGACAAGTTTGCAGCTGAACTGACGCCATATATTGAATCCTGCAGATTTATGTTTGATTTCAGCATGACCTACGTAGGAGCAGGAATGATCTGCTCCCACCTGGTGAACTTGTCCTTGCTCGTCGGGGCTGTGCTTTCTTGGGGCGTTATGTGGCCGCTGATAAGTAACAAGAAAGGGGACTGGTTTCCCGACGACATCAAGGAGAGTAGTATGAAGAGTCTAAACGGTTACAAG GTGTTCATATCGATTGCCCTCATTCTTGGTGATGGTCTTTACAATTTTCTCAAGACCCTATTTTTCACAGCCAGAAGCATGCATTCTGCATTCAACAACAAGAATATCAAAACAG AAGACAAGAATCAAAGCTTAGATGATCTTCGTCGGAACGAAGTATTCATACGAGACAGCATTCCCATTTGGGTGGCATGTTTGGGGTACACGATTTTCTCTGTGATTTCCATAATTGTGATCCCAATCATGTTTCCTCAGCTCAAGTGGTACTATGTGGTGGTGGCCTACGTTCTCGCCCCATCTTTAAGCTTCTGTAACGCTTATGGAGCTGGTCTGACTGACATGAACATGGCATATAACTATGGCAAAGTGGCTCTCTTCGTGCTTGCTGCAATGTCAGGGAAGGAGAACGGGGTCGTTGCTGGACTAATTGGGTGCGGTCTGATAAAGTCCATCGTCTCCATATCCTCTGACTTGATGCATGATCTTAAGACGGGCCACCTCACCCTAACATCGCCTAGATCAATGCTGATCAGCCAGGGAATCGGGACTGCCATTGGCTGCATAGTGGCGCCTCTCTCATTCTTCCTCTTTTACAAAGCCTTTGATGTGGGGAATCCAGATGGGGAATACAAAGCCCCTTATGCACTCATATATAGAAACATGGCCATTCTCGGAGTTGAGGGTTTCTCCGCCCTGCCTCACCACTGCTTGCAGCTCTGTTATGGATTCTTCGCGTTTGCTGTGGCGGCCAACTTGTTGAGAGACACCATACCAGAGAAGTTGGGGAAATGGGTTCCTCTCCCTATGGCAATGGCGGTACCTTTCCTTGTGGGAGCTTACTTTGCGATTGATATGTGTGTTGGGAGCTTGATCGTGTATCTTTGGCATAGATTTGATAGCACAAAGGCCGGCCTCATGATCCCGGCCGTCGCATCGGGTCTAATTTGTGGGGATGGATTGTGGATTCTCCCTTCCTCCATTCTTGCCCTAGCCAAGGTCAATCCTCCAATCTGCATGAGCTTCTTTCCCACAAAGACCTCCTGA
- the LOC121794643 gene encoding metal-nicotianamine transporter YSL3-like isoform X3, with the protein MGSSEMEIERADLEETREVAEDAKRIPPWRDQITVRGIAASLLIGSIYSIIVMKLNLTTGLVPNLNVSAALLAFVFISTWTKLLHKAGYVAAPFTRQENTIIQTCAVACYSIAVGGGFGSYLLGLNKRTYELAGGGDTEGNPTGSSKEPGLDWMIGFLFVVSFVGLLALVPLRKIMVIDYKLPYPSGTATAVLINGFHTSKGDKMAKKQVQGFTKFFTLSFVWSFFQWFYSGGESCGFINFPTFGLKAWKQTFMFDFSMTYVGAGMICSHLVNLSLLVGAVLSWGVMWPLISNKKGDWFPDDIKESSMKSLNGYKVFISIALILGDGLYNFLKTLFFTARSMHSAFNNKNIKTGGEATFCDSWNLSVSFADKRTLSFFSEDKNQSLDDLRRNEVFIRDSIPIWVACLGYTIFSVISIIVIPIMFPQLKWYYVVVAYVLAPSLSFCNAYGAGLTDMNMAYNYGKVALFVLAAMSGKENGVVAGLIGCGLIKSIVSISSDLMHDLKTGHLTLTSPRSMLISQGIGTAIGCIVAPLSFFLFYKAFDVGNPDGEYKAPYALIYRNMAILGVEGFSALPHHCLQLCYGFFAFAVAANLLRDTIPEKLGKWVPLPMAMAVPFLVGAYFAIDMCVGSLIVYLWHRFDSTKAGLMIPAVASGLICGDGLWILPSSILALAKVNPPICMSFFPTKTS; encoded by the exons ATGGGGAGCAGTGAGATGGAAATCGAGAGAGCGGATTTGGAGGAGACGAGAGAAGTAGCGGAGGATGCGAAGAGGATTCCTCCATGGAGAGATCAGATCACAGTTCGCGGAATCGCAGCGAGTTTATTGATCGGAAGCATCTACAGCATCATCGTGATGAAGCTCAACCTCACTACAGGACTCGTTCCCAACCTCAATGTGTCAGCCGCGCTTCTCGCATTCGTCTTCATCTCTACTTGGACTAAGCTTCTCCACAAGGCCGGTTACGTTGCAGCTCCTTTCACCAGACAAGAGAACACCATTATCCAGACCTGTGCTGTTGCTTGCTACAGCATAGCTGTGGGAG GTGGATTTGGGTCTTATCTTCTGGGATTGAATAAGAGGACGTACGAGCTAGCCGGAGGAGGAGACACGGAGGGGAATCCAACTGGGAGTTCCAAAGAGCCTGGGCTTGATTGGATGATTGGATTTCTGTTTGTTGTTAGCTTTGTTGGTTTGTTAGCTTTGGTTCCACTCAGAAAG ATTATGGTTATAGATTACAAATTACCTTATCCAAGCGGAACTGCAACTGCTGTTCTTATCAATGGATTCCACACTTCTAAAGGAGATAAGATGGCAAa GAAACAGGTTCAAGGGTTTACCAAGTTCTTCACGCTGAGTTTCGTGTGGAGTTTCTTCCAGTGGTTCTATTCGGGCGGGGAGAGTTGTGGATTCATCAACTTCCCGACGTTTGGGTTGAAAGCGTGGAAACAAAC ATTTATGTTTGATTTCAGCATGACCTACGTAGGAGCAGGAATGATCTGCTCCCACCTGGTGAACTTGTCCTTGCTCGTCGGGGCTGTGCTTTCTTGGGGCGTTATGTGGCCGCTGATAAGTAACAAGAAAGGGGACTGGTTTCCCGACGACATCAAGGAGAGTAGTATGAAGAGTCTAAACGGTTACAAG GTGTTCATATCGATTGCCCTCATTCTTGGTGATGGTCTTTACAATTTTCTCAAGACCCTATTTTTCACAGCCAGAAGCATGCATTCTGCATTCAACAACAAGAATATCAAAACAGGTGGAGAGGCAACTTTTTGTGATTCTTGGAATCTCTCGGTATCTTTTGCTGACAAGAgaactctttcttttttctcagAAGACAAGAATCAAAGCTTAGATGATCTTCGTCGGAACGAAGTATTCATACGAGACAGCATTCCCATTTGGGTGGCATGTTTGGGGTACACGATTTTCTCTGTGATTTCCATAATTGTGATCCCAATCATGTTTCCTCAGCTCAAGTGGTACTATGTGGTGGTGGCCTACGTTCTCGCCCCATCTTTAAGCTTCTGTAACGCTTATGGAGCTGGTCTGACTGACATGAACATGGCATATAACTATGGCAAAGTGGCTCTCTTCGTGCTTGCTGCAATGTCAGGGAAGGAGAACGGGGTCGTTGCTGGACTAATTGGGTGCGGTCTGATAAAGTCCATCGTCTCCATATCCTCTGACTTGATGCATGATCTTAAGACGGGCCACCTCACCCTAACATCGCCTAGATCAATGCTGATCAGCCAGGGAATCGGGACTGCCATTGGCTGCATAGTGGCGCCTCTCTCATTCTTCCTCTTTTACAAAGCCTTTGATGTGGGGAATCCAGATGGGGAATACAAAGCCCCTTATGCACTCATATATAGAAACATGGCCATTCTCGGAGTTGAGGGTTTCTCCGCCCTGCCTCACCACTGCTTGCAGCTCTGTTATGGATTCTTCGCGTTTGCTGTGGCGGCCAACTTGTTGAGAGACACCATACCAGAGAAGTTGGGGAAATGGGTTCCTCTCCCTATGGCAATGGCGGTACCTTTCCTTGTGGGAGCTTACTTTGCGATTGATATGTGTGTTGGGAGCTTGATCGTGTATCTTTGGCATAGATTTGATAGCACAAAGGCCGGCCTCATGATCCCGGCCGTCGCATCGGGTCTAATTTGTGGGGATGGATTGTGGATTCTCCCTTCCTCCATTCTTGCCCTAGCCAAGGTCAATCCTCCAATCTGCATGAGCTTCTTTCCCACAAAGACCTCCTGA